The genome window ATAAAAAAACTCCTCTTCGAGGTGGCCCGCACCAAGACGAGCGCCGCCATAGAGGAGAAGACCTTCTATGACAGGTTCAAGGGCGTGGTCCTCTACGTGGACCGCATCGGCGCGGACGGCATGGAGGGCATATTCATCCTCGAGGAGAGGCTGGGGCGCGGAAAAAACCTCATCTTCGCCGAGAGCGGCGCCTTCGTGCCCTCGCCGGAGGACCTCTCGCTCTACATGACGCTGCGCAACGGCACCATCCACGGCCGGGACGAAGAGAGCGGCACCTACCACATGGTGGGCTTCGACACCTACACCGTGGAGCTCGAGGTGCCCGGCGGCGGCTCCATGTCGGGCCGCGCAAACCGCGAGCTCTACCTCACGGACTTCCTCGAACGCATCGACGAGGTGGCGGCGCGCGGCGAATCCACCGCCCCCTACGTCATCGACCTCCACAAGCGCTTCACGCTGCCCGTCTCCATATTCATCTTCACGTTCCTTGGCGTGCCGCTCGGCATCCAGAAGGTGAGAAGCGCAAGGCTCACGGGCTTTGCCGCCGCCTTCGTGCTCGTCTTCATCTACTACGTCCTCTCCACCTCGCTCG of Deltaproteobacteria bacterium contains these proteins:
- the lptF gene encoding LPS export ABC transporter permease LptF, with amino-acid sequence MPRLISVYIFKEITASFVLCVVVLTLTGLLSKVLKIIDLAVNHGIGLKFIGLFIVSLLPTFLIYVLPISFLVAVMTAFTRLSSDSEITAMKASGLSLVTLTRPVFAFAVIVSAMTLFFTLYGFPWGNHNIKKLLFEVARTKTSAAIEEKTFYDRFKGVVLYVDRIGADGMEGIFILEERLGRGKNLIFAESGAFVPSPEDLSLYMTLRNGTIHGRDEESGTYHMVGFDTYTVELEVPGGGSMSGRANRELYLTDFLERIDEVAARGESTAPYVIDLHKRFTLPVSIFIFTFLGVPLGIQKVRSARLTGFAAAFVLVFIYYVLSTSLEALGEYEHIPPLLAIWGSTVILFPAGLYVFYRAAKDSPLGVTDFLESLGSTLAERLALRGGAGAGEP